Genomic segment of Streptomyces sp. NA02950:
CGTCTGACGCTCCATCCGCAGCGCCACATGGCGCTCGGCGTCCCCGGGCGCGGCTCGGCCGACGGCGCCGGTCTGCATCACGGCGCGGGCGTACTCCTCGGTCTGGAGCAGTCCGGGGACGAAATGGGGCTCATAGGCGCGGATCATCTCGGCCGACCCCTCCAGGCTCACATGCACGCTGAACCAGTCCGGGAGGATGTCGTGGAAACGCTGCCACCAGCCGGGCCGATTGGCCTCCTCGGTCAGGGTGATGAACGCCTCGAGTTCGGCGCCGCCGATCCCGTACGCCTCCAGCAGCAGTTGTACGTAGGGAACCTTCAGCGCGACCTCGGCGGTCTCCATCCGGCGCACCGTGGCGGGCGCGACCCGTAGCACCTTGGCCGCCTGCTCACGCTTGAGCCCCGCCTTCTCCCGCAGGTCCCGCAACCGCCTGCCGAGAACGACGTGGCCCACGGTCGGGGCCGACCGCGGCTCGCTCACCAGATACCTCCCCTGACCTCCCCCTTGCTGATGTTCGCAGTGTGCCATGCTCAGTACGGCGCGGACACACTGCACTTGCGACTCTGCACATTCCAGAGTGCCCCTTGCCAAGTGTGAGGGGCGGTGCGCATAGTGGCGTCATGATCCCGTTAGCGCAGCCGTGGCCGGGCCCTGCCCCGGGCCGCGGCCGTGACGCCGCCGCACTCCGCGCAGGCGCAAGCGGCCCGACCTTTGCGATGTGCCCGTAGATGACTCACGCCTTCGCCGGTGCGCTGCCCGGCCTCGCCCGCGGCCGGTTCCGGCAGCGGGGATCCCGCCCCGAGCCGGGCGGCCGCCGCCGACTGGCCCTGCCGCCCGCGCTGCGGACGGGACGCGACTACGACGCCGTCGGGCTGGTCGAGCGCGACGGGCGCCGGGTGATGGATCTGCTGCCCCGGACGGGATGTGTGCTCGCCCACGGCGGCCGCTGGTGGTGGATCGTGCCCCCGCAGTCGGATGTCGGGGTCGAGTGGCCGCCGATCGCGCTGTACGCGGTCGGCGCCATGGTGTCCGGCGCGCCCGAGGGACGGCCGGGTGCGGATGAGGAACCCCGTGTGGTGCACTCGCCGGACGACCGCGAGCCGTACACCCATCCGCTGCTGCTGCACATCGCCGTCTGCGCGGTGGCCGGGGTTGCCCCGGCCTGGCCGCGTGAGGACCGGCGGCCGTAGCTCAGGTCAGGGTGTCATCGCTCCGGAGGTAGGCGGCGGGGCGCGGATAGCGCTGGAGGGCCGGGGTGAGGCCGTCGGGGTCGTCGTCCACCACGGGCCGGGCGGTGGCCCGGAGTTCCGCGGGGTCGTAGGAAATGGCCTGGGTCCGTTCCACGGACGGCTCCGGCGCGGTGTCCCGCTGCTGTCCGTAGACCGGGATCTGGTCGATGGTGGTGTCCTCCCGGGAGTCCTGCGCCCCGTACGACGCGACCGGTGCCCCGGTCTGGACCGCGGGGATCTCCGCGGTCTGGGTCTGGGCGCTCACCATCTGCCCGCTCTGGAGCTGGGCGCTCTGCGGCTGGGGCGCCGGGGCCGTCTGCATCTGCGCGGCCAACGCCGCTTGCCCGGCCTGCGCCTGCTCGGCCTGCAACTGCGCCTGGAGCTGGGTGAGCTGGACCCGTGCCGACTGCATCGGCGGCATCTGCGCCTGCGCCGCCGCTGCCGGGTACTGGGCCATCTGCACCGGGGGAGTGGCGACATAGGCGGGGGCCAGCTCCGCCATGGGCTGCTGCGGTGCCGCGAAGCCCGCGGTACCCGTTCCGTACGACACTGCCTGGGTGGAGGCGGGTGCCATACCACCTCCCATGGGCAGGGCGGCCGCGGTGTACATCTGCTGCTGCGGCTCCGGCGCCATCGGTGCCGCGGACAGCTGCGGTGTCTGCTGGTACAGGTAGTCGAACTCCTGCTGGGGCGCGGGGGCCAGCGGTGTCTGCTGCTCCCAGCTGACCTGGGGCGCGTAGAAGGACGTCCCGTACATCACGGTGCTCAGCCCGGTCAGCAGCCGCTGCACATCCGGCTGCGAGCGCACCACGAGCCGCATGAACTGGCTGCTGCTGCCCAGCTTGTTGCCGCATTCGCGGACCAGCACCCCGTGCTGGGAGAGCAGTTGGTCCCGGACCCAGCTGCCGTCCAGGCCCGCGGGGAGCTTGACGAAGACGAAATTGCCCTGGGAGGGGTAGACCGTCATCCCGGGCAGCCCGGCCAGCTGGGTGGTCATCTGCTGCCGGTCCAGGCTGATCAAGCGGAGACTCTCCATGTACTCCTGCCGGTACCGCTTCAGCATGAAGACGATGACCTCGGCGAAGGAGTTGAGGTTCCACTTGGGCAGCCGGGAGCGGATCTGCACCGCCAGCGCCGGGTTGGCCACCAGATAGCCGAACCGGACGCCGTGCAGTCCGAAGTTCTTGCCGAGGCTGCGCAGCACGATGACGTTGTGGCGCAGTACGGCCTCGTCCACGACGCTCGGGTACGCCTCGGTGTCCGCGAACTCGAGGAAGGACTCGTCGATCACGATCAGGTCGAGATCGGCGAGGGCGTCCATCATGCCGATGACGGCCTGCCGGGACAGCAGCCCTCCGTCGGGGTTGTTGGGGTTGCAGATGACGGCCACCCGCGAGCCCCGGGAGCGTACGAAGGAGACGAACGCGGTCGGGTCGAGCGCGAATCCGCTCATCTCCGGGAGCTGGAACATGTCCACCCGCTTGCCGGTCTCCATCGGCTGGTCGGTCCACCGGCCGAAGGTGGGGATCGGCACCGCCAGGCTCTCCTTGACCAGCAGATGGTCGATCCAGGTGATGAGCTCGGTCGAGCCGTTGCCCATCGCCATGGTCTGCGGCTGAAGCCCGAGCACGTCGGCCAGTTCGGCGGTGATGGTGTCCGCGGAGCTGGGGTAGTACGTGAGGATGTCGCGCAGCCTGACCGCCATCACGGCGAACATCGCGGGGGTGGGGAAGTACGGGTTGCAGGGGATGCAGAAGTCCACGAGCTCCTGTCCGCCGCCCGTGACCCCGGCGCGGTTGAGCGCGAAGTACGACGGGCTGTGGG
This window contains:
- a CDS encoding helix-turn-helix transcriptional regulator; translated protein: MSEPRSAPTVGHVVLGRRLRDLREKAGLKREQAAKVLRVAPATVRRMETAEVALKVPYVQLLLEAYGIGGAELEAFITLTEEANRPGWWQRFHDILPDWFSVHVSLEGSAEMIRAYEPHFVPGLLQTEEYARAVMQTGAVGRAAPGDAERHVALRMERQTLLAGPNAPRLWVVMDETVLRRPVGSASVMRRQVDRLLECTEQSHITLQITEFASGHHPGTYGPFVLFRFAVPELPDMVYVEYLTGAVYLDERIEVAAHLEAMDRMAAQAATARRTKEILRDFRKEL
- a CDS encoding histidinol-phosphate transaminase codes for the protein MTVAAVGPTGDAAELFRGTAHSPSYFALNRAGVTGGGQELVDFCIPCNPYFPTPAMFAVMAVRLRDILTYYPSSADTITAELADVLGLQPQTMAMGNGSTELITWIDHLLVKESLAVPIPTFGRWTDQPMETGKRVDMFQLPEMSGFALDPTAFVSFVRSRGSRVAVICNPNNPDGGLLSRQAVIGMMDALADLDLIVIDESFLEFADTEAYPSVVDEAVLRHNVIVLRSLGKNFGLHGVRFGYLVANPALAVQIRSRLPKWNLNSFAEVIVFMLKRYRQEYMESLRLISLDRQQMTTQLAGLPGMTVYPSQGNFVFVKLPAGLDGSWVRDQLLSQHGVLVRECGNKLGSSSQFMRLVVRSQPDVQRLLTGLSTVMYGTSFYAPQVSWEQQTPLAPAPQQEFDYLYQQTPQLSAAPMAPEPQQQMYTAAALPMGGGMAPASTQAVSYGTGTAGFAAPQQPMAELAPAYVATPPVQMAQYPAAAAQAQMPPMQSARVQLTQLQAQLQAEQAQAGQAALAAQMQTAPAPQPQSAQLQSGQMVSAQTQTAEIPAVQTGAPVASYGAQDSREDTTIDQIPVYGQQRDTAPEPSVERTQAISYDPAELRATARPVVDDDPDGLTPALQRYPRPAAYLRSDDTLT